One genomic region from Spirosoma sp. KCTC 42546 encodes:
- a CDS encoding DUF559 domain-containing protein — protein sequence MTPAELALWESLRANRVRGFRFKAQHPIGYFIADF from the coding sequence ATGACACCTGCGGAGCTTGCACTCTGGGAAAGTCTACGAGCTAACAGGGTTAGAGGTTTTCGTTTCAAAGCGCAACATCCAATCGGGTATTTTATCGCTGACTTCTAA
- the aspS gene encoding aspartate--tRNA ligase: protein MLRTHTCGELRLSNDNQTATLAGWVQTIRDKGGVLWIDLRDRYGITQLLLEDGQTAPELFTIARSLGREFVLQATGTVIERKSKNPNIPTGEVELKVTSLEVLNPAKLPPFLIEDATDGGDDLRMKYRYLDLRRNPVRKSLELRHRMAQQTRVYMDGQDFIEVETPVLIKSTPEGARDFVVPSRMNPGEFYALPQSPQTFKQLLMVSGFDRYYQIVKCFRDEDLRADRQPEFTQIDCEMSFVEQEDILNMFEGLVRHLFKAVKGIDMATVPRMTYADAMKFYGSDKPDTRFGMEFVELKGTFDTVDMTSGKGFGVFDSAELVVGINAPGCAHYTRKQLDELTDWIKRPQVGAKGLIYVRYNEDGTLKSSVDKFYSEADLKAWAAHFGAKPGDLMLIISGECAKARKQLSELRLEMGTRLGLRDPNVFSTLWVLDFPLLEYGEEEQRWFAMHHPFTSPKPEDIPLLDTDLGSVRANAYDLVINGTEVGGGSIRIFNRDLQARMFSILGFSDEEAKAQFGFLMDAFEFGAPPHGGIAFGFDRLCSLFGGADSIRDFIAFPKNNSGRDVMIDSPSVISQAQLNELKIATVAK, encoded by the coding sequence ATGCTCCGAACGCACACTTGCGGGGAACTCCGCCTTTCTAACGATAATCAAACAGCTACACTGGCTGGCTGGGTGCAGACCATCCGCGATAAAGGCGGTGTTCTGTGGATCGACCTCCGCGACCGCTATGGTATTACGCAGCTTCTGCTCGAAGATGGTCAGACTGCGCCTGAACTGTTCACTATTGCCCGCTCCCTGGGCCGCGAATTTGTCCTGCAAGCGACCGGGACAGTTATTGAACGGAAATCCAAAAATCCGAATATCCCAACCGGCGAGGTTGAGCTGAAAGTAACGTCGCTGGAGGTATTGAACCCGGCCAAGTTGCCCCCCTTCCTGATTGAAGATGCTACCGACGGGGGCGACGATCTTCGCATGAAATACCGTTACCTTGACCTTCGCCGGAATCCTGTTCGGAAGAGTCTGGAACTGCGCCACCGCATGGCCCAGCAAACGCGGGTGTACATGGATGGGCAGGACTTTATTGAGGTCGAAACACCGGTCCTGATCAAATCCACACCCGAAGGTGCACGTGACTTTGTGGTACCCAGCCGCATGAATCCGGGCGAATTTTACGCCCTGCCCCAATCACCCCAGACGTTTAAGCAACTCTTGATGGTATCGGGCTTTGACCGGTATTATCAGATTGTGAAATGCTTCCGCGACGAAGATCTTCGTGCCGACCGTCAGCCTGAGTTTACCCAAATCGACTGCGAAATGTCGTTTGTGGAGCAGGAAGATATTCTGAACATGTTCGAGGGGCTGGTGCGGCATTTGTTTAAAGCCGTGAAGGGCATCGATATGGCCACGGTACCCCGCATGACCTACGCCGATGCGATGAAGTTCTACGGTTCCGACAAGCCCGACACGCGCTTCGGGATGGAATTCGTGGAACTTAAAGGCACCTTCGATACGGTCGACATGACCTCGGGAAAAGGCTTTGGTGTATTCGATTCAGCAGAATTGGTTGTCGGTATTAACGCACCCGGTTGCGCGCACTATACCCGGAAGCAACTGGACGAACTAACGGATTGGATCAAGCGCCCGCAAGTTGGTGCCAAAGGCCTGATCTATGTTCGCTATAACGAAGATGGAACGCTGAAGTCCTCGGTCGACAAGTTTTATTCGGAAGCTGATTTGAAAGCCTGGGCCGCTCATTTCGGTGCCAAACCCGGCGATTTGATGCTGATCATTTCAGGCGAATGCGCCAAAGCACGGAAGCAACTCAGTGAGCTACGCCTGGAAATGGGTACCCGTCTGGGCCTGCGTGACCCGAACGTGTTCAGTACGTTGTGGGTTCTCGACTTCCCCTTACTCGAGTATGGCGAAGAAGAACAACGCTGGTTTGCCATGCACCACCCGTTCACCTCACCCAAACCAGAAGACATTCCATTGCTCGATACTGACTTAGGATCGGTGCGGGCGAATGCCTACGACTTGGTTATCAACGGTACCGAAGTTGGTGGTGGTTCGATCCGGATTTTTAACCGCGATTTGCAGGCCCGGATGTTCAGCATTCTGGGCTTCTCGGACGAAGAAGCCAAAGCGCAGTTCGGCTTCCTGATGGATGCCTTCGAGTTTGGCGCGCCCCCACACGGTGGTATCGCGTTCGGCTTCGACCGGCTGTGTTCGCTCTTCGGTGGTGCCGATTCCATCCGCGATTTCATCGCCTTCCCGAAAAACAACTCCGGCCGCGATGTCATGATCGATTCGCCTTCGGTCATCAGCCAGGCGCAATTGAACGAATTAAAAATCGCGACGGTAGCGAAGTAA
- a CDS encoding polysaccharide deacetylase family protein, producing the protein MFTRKNLFLSAALCLSVLVTNGLMGCQSKSASTSEATTTTDSTTAAATDKPASTAETAKAAPVPDPSSIPADKIADAATILARPQVPVLCYHQIRDWRGSDSKSAKDYIIPVQAFKDQMQILADSGYHTILPDQLYAYLTTGAPLPSKPVMLTFDDGDLDQYETAVPVLDKLGFKGAFFIMTVAIGRRGKQPYMDKAQIKELSDKGHTIGAHTWDHHNVKKYQGDDWKIQIEEPKAKLETIIGKPVKYFAYPFGLWNHQALPEIQKRGYAAAFTLADKRDDQMPLYTIRRIIAGGQWSTKTFYRNMTQSFDGK; encoded by the coding sequence ATGTTTACTCGCAAAAATCTATTTCTCTCAGCGGCCCTTTGCCTGTCTGTTTTAGTAACCAATGGCCTGATGGGCTGCCAGTCGAAAAGCGCGTCTACCAGCGAAGCCACGACGACAACTGATTCCACAACGGCGGCTGCGACCGACAAACCAGCCTCAACTGCGGAAACAGCCAAAGCAGCGCCTGTTCCTGATCCATCTAGCATTCCCGCCGACAAAATCGCGGATGCCGCTACCATTCTGGCCCGTCCACAGGTGCCAGTGTTGTGTTATCACCAAATCCGCGACTGGCGGGGGAGTGATTCGAAAAGCGCAAAAGATTACATTATTCCCGTTCAGGCATTCAAGGATCAAATGCAGATTCTGGCCGATAGCGGTTACCATACCATTTTACCCGATCAACTCTACGCTTACCTGACAACCGGCGCACCGCTGCCCTCAAAACCGGTTATGCTCACCTTCGATGATGGTGATCTCGATCAATACGAAACGGCTGTGCCCGTACTGGATAAACTTGGTTTCAAAGGGGCGTTTTTCATTATGACTGTCGCTATTGGCCGCCGGGGGAAACAGCCGTACATGGACAAAGCGCAGATTAAAGAGTTGTCCGACAAAGGTCATACGATTGGTGCCCATACCTGGGATCACCATAACGTGAAGAAATATCAGGGCGACGACTGGAAAATTCAGATCGAAGAGCCGAAGGCGAAGCTGGAAACCATCATCGGAAAACCCGTAAAATATTTTGCCTATCCCTTCGGCTTGTGGAATCATCAGGCGTTGCCTGAAATTCAGAAACGCGGTTATGCCGCTGCATTTACCCTGGCCGACAAACGCGACGATCAAATGCCACTTTACACCATCCGGCGTATTATTGCGGGCGGTCAGTGGAGCACGAAAACGTTTTACCGGAACATGACCCAGAGTTTTGATGGGAAGTAG
- a CDS encoding sugar phosphate isomerase/epimerase, producing MTQSRRDFLNQLGLTAAGLSLSSVLPTSTFADMTAKKFSFDISLAEFSFAGELMSGKMTNMEFPARTKNDFGINVLEYVSMFFNNKHTDQAYLKELKQRTDDLGMKNNLIMVDGANIADLDATKRKQAVESHYAWVDAAKYLGCSSIRVNLGDTSKAMTGVEDDPADDAAKSAADGYHKLLEYAAKSKMDVIVENHFGNSTDIDWLVGVLKQVNMPNAGLLPDFGNFCRQRSKPETNDIKGIMGTKCIKEYDRYEGVKKMMPYAKGISAKTHKFDAAGNETETDFLKMFKIIKDAGFKGYVGIEYEGGIIGMYNPTGGYLPTNDGIKATKTLLERVRTELA from the coding sequence ATGACCCAATCACGACGTGATTTCCTGAATCAACTTGGCCTGACAGCCGCCGGTTTGAGCCTGTCATCTGTTTTACCAACGTCAACCTTTGCGGATATGACAGCTAAAAAATTCTCGTTCGACATTTCTCTGGCCGAGTTCTCGTTTGCGGGCGAACTGATGTCGGGTAAGATGACCAACATGGAATTTCCGGCCCGTACCAAAAACGATTTCGGCATCAATGTGCTCGAATACGTTTCCATGTTTTTCAATAACAAGCACACCGATCAGGCGTACCTTAAAGAACTCAAGCAACGCACCGATGACCTCGGCATGAAAAACAACCTCATCATGGTCGATGGGGCCAACATTGCCGATCTGGATGCCACCAAACGTAAGCAAGCCGTAGAATCTCACTATGCCTGGGTCGATGCGGCCAAGTATCTGGGCTGTAGCTCAATTCGGGTGAACTTGGGTGATACGTCCAAAGCGATGACGGGTGTAGAAGACGACCCCGCCGATGACGCTGCGAAATCGGCCGCCGATGGCTACCACAAATTGCTGGAATATGCTGCCAAGTCAAAAATGGATGTAATTGTCGAAAACCACTTCGGCAATTCGACCGACATCGACTGGCTGGTTGGGGTTCTAAAGCAAGTGAACATGCCCAATGCAGGCTTATTACCTGATTTCGGCAACTTCTGTCGGCAACGCAGCAAGCCTGAAACCAATGATATTAAAGGGATCATGGGCACCAAGTGCATCAAGGAATATGACCGCTACGAGGGCGTAAAAAAAATGATGCCGTACGCCAAAGGCATCAGTGCCAAAACCCACAAGTTCGATGCGGCTGGCAACGAGACCGAAACCGATTTCCTGAAGATGTTCAAGATCATTAAAGATGCCGGATTCAAAGGCTATGTAGGCATCGAGTATGAAGGGGGCATCATTGGTATGTATAACCCAACCGGCGGCTATTTGCCAACCAACGACGGTATTAAAGCCACGAAAACCCTGCTCGAACGCGTTCGGACGGAGCTTGCTTAA
- a CDS encoding amidohydrolase, producing the protein MKKQFLAIILLAPMLAVAQPKAKKAVVPTVDSDKKTIIANLDSRFQEYAGISKQIWNFAELGYQEEKSSALLEEQLKKEGFDVQTGVAGIPTAFVATYGSGKPVIGILGEYDALPGLATEAKPEFTPIAGQKGGHGCGHNLFGTASMAAAVQVKDWLKKSGHAGTIKIYGCPAEEGGSAKVYMVREGLFKDVDVVLHWHPGAQNAADAGTSLANKNAKFRFKGIAAHAAASPERGRSALDGVEAMDYMVNMMREHIPSDTRIHYVITKGGEAPNVVPANAEVYYYVRNKDRAVVQSVWKRIENAAEGAAKGTGTQVTWEVLGGVYDILPNVTLAEVMHQNLQTVGGVNYTPEETAFAKKISETFGEQKVPIENAAKVKDFRDASESATSGGSTDVGDVSWAVPTVGLSTATWVPGSSAHSWQSTAASGMTIGQKGMIVAAKTLAMTALDLYKTPTLIEKAREEWVKKIGPDFKYEALLGDRKPALDYRK; encoded by the coding sequence ATGAAAAAACAATTCCTCGCAATTATCTTACTTGCCCCCATGCTCGCGGTTGCCCAGCCGAAAGCCAAGAAAGCCGTAGTGCCTACAGTGGATTCTGACAAGAAAACCATCATTGCCAATCTGGATAGCCGCTTTCAGGAATACGCTGGCATTTCGAAGCAAATCTGGAATTTTGCCGAACTGGGTTATCAGGAAGAGAAGAGTTCAGCCCTGCTGGAAGAGCAACTAAAGAAAGAGGGCTTCGACGTGCAAACGGGCGTGGCCGGTATTCCCACCGCCTTTGTTGCTACGTATGGGTCAGGCAAACCCGTTATCGGAATTCTGGGTGAGTATGATGCCCTACCTGGTCTGGCTACCGAAGCCAAGCCCGAATTTACCCCAATCGCGGGTCAGAAAGGCGGCCACGGTTGCGGACACAACCTCTTCGGTACGGCGTCGATGGCAGCTGCGGTACAGGTGAAAGACTGGCTCAAAAAATCAGGGCACGCCGGAACGATCAAAATTTACGGTTGCCCCGCCGAAGAAGGCGGTTCGGCCAAGGTATATATGGTTCGTGAAGGGTTATTTAAGGATGTGGACGTTGTTTTGCACTGGCACCCCGGCGCTCAGAATGCCGCCGATGCGGGTACATCGCTGGCCAACAAAAACGCAAAATTCCGCTTTAAGGGAATTGCTGCTCACGCGGCTGCCTCGCCCGAACGGGGTCGGTCGGCGCTGGACGGCGTTGAAGCGATGGACTATATGGTCAACATGATGCGTGAGCACATCCCATCCGATACCCGTATTCACTACGTCATCACCAAAGGGGGCGAAGCACCAAACGTAGTTCCCGCCAATGCCGAAGTGTATTACTACGTTCGGAACAAAGATCGGGCGGTGGTACAAAGCGTCTGGAAACGGATTGAAAATGCAGCCGAAGGTGCTGCTAAAGGAACCGGAACGCAGGTAACCTGGGAAGTTCTGGGGGGTGTGTATGATATCTTGCCCAACGTAACCCTGGCCGAGGTGATGCACCAGAATCTGCAAACGGTTGGCGGGGTGAACTATACGCCCGAAGAAACAGCCTTCGCTAAAAAAATCAGCGAGACCTTCGGTGAGCAGAAAGTGCCCATCGAAAATGCGGCCAAAGTGAAAGATTTCCGCGATGCCTCCGAAAGCGCAACCAGCGGTGGCTCTACCGACGTGGGCGATGTAAGCTGGGCTGTACCCACCGTTGGCCTGTCGACCGCAACCTGGGTACCGGGCTCATCGGCCCATAGCTGGCAGTCGACAGCCGCCAGTGGTATGACCATTGGGCAGAAAGGCATGATCGTAGCCGCCAAAACGCTGGCCATGACTGCCCTGGATCTATACAAAACGCCAACGCTCATCGAGAAAGCGCGAGAAGAATGGGTAAAGAAAATTGGCCCCGACTTCAAATACGAAGCGCTGCTCGGCGATCGGAAACCAGCATTGGATTACCGGAAATAA
- a CDS encoding class I SAM-dependent methyltransferase encodes MATSEFHAVFDQTKPRDAFYRFLQVVFHLYPEDKFHHLIGEVTKTQTSDETIYKTIQNRLPSIKPFLSELTYALPALKVQKKEMTRQMLELLPKGAQVNGYAEIGSPGRYISDLRKHLPISGPIYLINDVAPTFSPADIMERGQLTKLGTFVESHNFEPISPSAIPDESVDLVTCLIGLHHTRPEKITDFIASIRRILRPGGWFILRDHDVKTPDMATFVSLVHTVFNLGLNITWEVDKEDYKDFKPIDEWSKLITKIGFTDAGKRLLQANDPSDNTMALFTKS; translated from the coding sequence ATGGCTACTTCCGAATTTCATGCCGTTTTCGATCAGACGAAACCACGCGATGCGTTTTATCGCTTCCTGCAAGTTGTTTTTCACCTCTACCCCGAAGATAAATTTCACCATCTGATTGGGGAAGTGACGAAAACCCAAACGTCGGACGAAACCATTTACAAAACCATTCAGAATCGTCTGCCCAGCATTAAGCCGTTTCTGTCGGAATTGACGTACGCGCTGCCTGCCCTCAAGGTCCAGAAAAAGGAAATGACCCGGCAAATGCTGGAGTTACTCCCCAAAGGCGCACAGGTGAATGGCTATGCAGAAATTGGCTCACCAGGCCGGTACATCAGCGATTTGCGAAAACACCTGCCGATCAGCGGCCCTATTTATCTGATCAATGATGTAGCGCCAACGTTCAGCCCCGCCGATATTATGGAACGCGGCCAGTTGACCAAGCTGGGTACCTTCGTTGAATCGCATAATTTTGAGCCAATTAGCCCTAGCGCCATCCCCGACGAAAGCGTTGATCTGGTGACCTGTCTGATAGGCCTTCACCACACCCGGCCCGAAAAGATAACCGATTTTATTGCCTCAATCCGGCGAATTTTGCGTCCCGGCGGCTGGTTCATTCTGCGCGACCACGACGTAAAAACGCCCGATATGGCTACGTTTGTATCGCTGGTACACACGGTCTTTAACCTGGGTCTAAATATTACCTGGGAGGTTGACAAAGAAGATTATAAGGATTTCAAACCTATTGACGAGTGGAGTAAACTGATCACTAAAATTGGCTTTACAGATGCCGGGAAGCGATTGTTGCAGGCCAATGATCCTTCCGATAATACAATGGCCCTATTCACGAAAAGTTGA
- a CDS encoding FAD-binding protein, whose protein sequence is MRLKDKLPLSYLLFTTRGRIHRATYWLVSIFIWSTFYVLHTVLHDFVSEGATYVLYPLLLGSLLATANKRLHDTNHSGYWLLAILVPVLGPLWLIYLLGFKRGDKQQNPFGTVPDEAADYFKNDNGQPVLHSAPERIINDVTQLNPVVVADVFRPKSVAELQERLRSSSGPISVGGGRFSMGGQTASPGSLHIDMRELNQVIQFSKDERRINVQAGIRWCDIQRFVDPHDLSIKIMQTYANFTVGGALSVNCHGRYMGHGPLILSVRAIELVLADGSLVRASRTENPDMFFGAIGGYNGLGIIVSAELDLEENLAVRREYHKLSRSDYRTYFADTIRDNPEAVFHNGDMYPPAYTNMRAVTWVKTREQPTVKTRLMPLRESYPLERYFMWAFTETAAGKWRREHIVDPLLYLSTPIHWRNYEAGYDVAELEPRSREKRTYVLQEYFVPVRHFDDFAVKMSEIFNRYQVNVLNVSVRHALPDSGSYLAWAREEVFAFVVYYKQRTNEVAKNAVAIWTRELIDAALSVGGAYYLPYQAHATWEQFHRAYPNARKLFALKKNLDPDFRFHNVFWDTYYQPEGALTQRYRGKTE, encoded by the coding sequence ATGCGTTTAAAAGATAAACTTCCCCTTAGCTATCTTCTGTTCACAACCCGGGGCCGTATTCATCGGGCAACGTACTGGCTCGTCTCGATATTCATCTGGAGTACATTTTACGTGCTTCATACCGTCTTACACGATTTCGTTAGTGAAGGCGCAACGTACGTTCTCTATCCGCTTCTACTTGGATCATTACTTGCTACTGCTAACAAACGATTACACGATACCAACCATTCGGGCTATTGGCTACTGGCCATCCTGGTTCCGGTATTGGGGCCGCTCTGGCTCATTTATCTGTTGGGTTTTAAACGGGGCGATAAGCAGCAAAACCCGTTTGGCACTGTACCCGATGAAGCTGCCGATTATTTCAAAAACGATAACGGACAACCGGTTCTGCACAGCGCTCCTGAACGAATCATCAACGACGTAACCCAGTTGAACCCAGTTGTGGTAGCCGATGTGTTCCGCCCAAAGTCAGTAGCTGAATTACAGGAGCGGCTTCGCAGCAGTTCAGGACCTATTTCTGTAGGTGGCGGTCGGTTCAGTATGGGTGGGCAAACGGCCAGTCCGGGTAGTCTACATATCGACATGAGGGAGTTGAATCAGGTAATCCAGTTCTCGAAAGACGAGCGCCGAATTAACGTTCAGGCTGGAATTCGCTGGTGCGATATTCAGCGATTTGTCGACCCCCACGACCTCAGTATCAAGATCATGCAGACCTACGCCAATTTTACGGTTGGTGGCGCACTCAGTGTAAACTGTCATGGGCGTTACATGGGGCACGGGCCGCTAATCTTATCCGTTCGCGCTATTGAGCTTGTGCTGGCCGATGGATCGCTGGTTCGGGCTAGCCGTACCGAAAATCCGGATATGTTTTTCGGTGCCATCGGAGGGTATAATGGTCTGGGTATTATCGTCTCGGCAGAACTGGATCTGGAAGAGAATCTGGCTGTTCGGCGGGAATACCATAAGCTATCCCGGTCGGATTATCGCACTTATTTTGCCGATACCATCCGCGACAATCCCGAAGCGGTTTTCCATAACGGCGATATGTACCCGCCTGCGTACACAAATATGCGGGCTGTTACCTGGGTAAAAACTAGGGAGCAGCCAACCGTTAAAACCCGGCTCATGCCACTTCGGGAATCGTATCCGCTGGAACGGTATTTTATGTGGGCATTTACCGAAACGGCGGCTGGTAAATGGCGTCGGGAGCATATCGTAGATCCGCTGCTTTACCTCTCTACTCCCATTCACTGGCGCAACTACGAAGCGGGCTACGACGTGGCCGAACTCGAACCGCGCTCCCGCGAAAAACGTACTTATGTCTTGCAGGAATATTTCGTACCTGTTCGCCACTTCGACGATTTCGCGGTAAAGATGAGCGAGATTTTCAACCGCTATCAGGTCAATGTGCTCAACGTGTCGGTCCGGCACGCCCTGCCCGATTCAGGCTCCTATCTGGCCTGGGCACGCGAAGAAGTCTTTGCGTTTGTGGTGTATTACAAACAACGCACGAACGAGGTGGCCAAAAACGCCGTGGCTATCTGGACTCGTGAACTGATCGACGCGGCTCTATCCGTTGGAGGAGCGTACTACCTCCCCTACCAGGCGCATGCTACCTGGGAGCAGTTTCACCGAGCCTATCCAAATGCGAGAAAGCTATTTGCACTAAAGAAAAACCTGGACCCTGATTTCCGGTTTCATAATGTGTTTTGGGATACGTATTATCAACCAGAGGGGGCTTTAACACAGAGATACAGAGGAAAAACAGAGTAG
- a CDS encoding PIN domain-containing protein, with protein sequence MIYFDTDVLVHYFVAYAPVQHQQSKVIVGQAMTDGQFYVSQLSMQELAHTMGKFNQPAPLVEEAMNILRSISPVNYNLSHFERAMQLATRTGFSSINDCLHTALAESQGCAEIITYNRKQFDIIKSLTTLKVTILKVDEVELK encoded by the coding sequence ATGATTTATTTTGACACGGACGTTCTCGTTCATTATTTCGTTGCCTATGCTCCAGTTCAACATCAGCAGTCAAAAGTAATTGTGGGACAGGCCATGACCGATGGTCAGTTTTATGTATCTCAACTGTCGATGCAGGAGTTAGCACATACAATGGGCAAGTTCAATCAACCCGCTCCACTAGTTGAAGAGGCTATGAATATCTTAAGGAGTATATCGCCTGTTAACTACAATCTTAGCCATTTTGAACGAGCCATGCAGTTGGCGACCAGAACAGGATTTAGTAGTATTAATGACTGCTTGCACACGGCCCTGGCTGAGTCGCAAGGTTGCGCTGAAATCATCACCTACAATCGAAAACAGTTCGACATCATCAAATCGTTGACTACTTTGAAGGTGACAATTTTGAAAGTCGATGAAGTTGAATTGAAATAA
- a CDS encoding DUF559 domain-containing protein produces the protein MVIELDGSIHDSIEQQEYDMNRTYILDEFGLTVVHFRNEEAMQSRDTVLRKITELLSV, from the coding sequence TTGGTAATAGAACTTGATGGAAGCATACACGACTCGATTGAGCAACAGGAATATGATATGAACCGAACGTATATACTTGACGAATTCGGTCTTACAGTAGTTCACTTCAGAAATGAAGAAGCTATGCAAAGCCGGGATACAGTGTTAAGAAAAATTACAGAGCTTTTATCCGTGTAA
- a CDS encoding ThuA domain-containing protein, with amino-acid sequence MFRKFVKILLGLVLVLVLLAGAFVVFGMYVTRQLPWQKPVFDTERPADPGTVGPKGVLIFSKTNGFRHESIEPGIEALKKVGKAKGWDVRTTENGAFFNDDYLSKFKTVVFLSTTGDILTPEQEKSFEKFIENGGGYVGIHAASDTEYGWDWYDHMLGTHFRDHPLYPEHTPEAEVITDVRDHPTTKHLPAKFRRADEWYNFKQSVRGKDSIQVLLTLNEATYKATWPKAMGGDHPISWTNVIGKGRVFYTGMGHTNETFTDKYAMPHIVAGIEWAGRFE; translated from the coding sequence ATGTTTCGTAAATTCGTAAAAATCCTGCTGGGATTAGTTTTGGTTCTGGTTTTACTGGCAGGCGCATTTGTCGTATTCGGGATGTACGTAACTCGGCAGCTTCCGTGGCAAAAGCCTGTTTTCGATACGGAACGCCCGGCCGATCCGGGTACTGTTGGCCCAAAAGGTGTCCTGATTTTCTCAAAGACCAATGGCTTCCGGCATGAGTCCATCGAACCGGGAATTGAAGCGCTCAAAAAAGTGGGCAAGGCCAAAGGCTGGGATGTTCGGACGACCGAAAACGGTGCCTTCTTCAATGATGATTACCTGAGCAAATTCAAAACCGTCGTCTTTCTGTCGACTACGGGCGATATTCTGACGCCAGAGCAGGAAAAATCCTTTGAGAAGTTCATTGAAAATGGCGGAGGCTACGTCGGTATCCATGCCGCTTCGGATACCGAATACGGCTGGGATTGGTACGATCATATGCTCGGTACCCACTTCCGTGACCACCCGTTGTATCCTGAACATACACCTGAAGCAGAGGTTATTACCGATGTTCGGGATCACCCAACGACCAAACATTTACCGGCCAAATTCCGTAGAGCCGATGAATGGTATAATTTCAAACAGAGTGTGCGGGGTAAAGACAGTATTCAGGTTCTGCTAACGCTAAACGAAGCAACCTACAAGGCAACCTGGCCAAAAGCGATGGGGGGTGATCACCCGATTTCGTGGACGAACGTCATTGGCAAAGGCCGCGTGTTCTACACCGGCATGGGCCATACCAACGAAACCTTCACCGACAAATACGCCATGCCGCATATTGTGGCAGGCATTGAATGGGCAGGGCGGTTTGAATAA
- a CDS encoding DUF4136 domain-containing protein: MKRLFLGAALMLAASLTQAQNVTIDSEIRPNTDFSHFKSYAWATQPDTKQEYARNSPVIKKQIRDAIGNAMDGRGYTLARQSPDLIVNVRVFDQPTTIKGYTGSDTDNVTPGAVQSLGKEKDINIQAGTILVNLVDTQTDQSVWQGLASGLTSTNGLDRQEGKIREAVNLIFNQYPYRADKF; the protein is encoded by the coding sequence ATGAAACGGTTATTTTTAGGTGCCGCATTGATGCTAGCCGCCAGCCTGACTCAGGCACAAAACGTTACGATAGACAGCGAAATCAGACCCAATACTGACTTTAGTCACTTTAAAAGTTACGCCTGGGCTACGCAACCCGATACCAAGCAAGAATATGCCAGGAACAGTCCGGTCATTAAAAAACAGATACGGGATGCCATTGGCAATGCGATGGACGGTCGGGGCTATACGTTGGCTCGTCAATCGCCCGACCTGATTGTCAATGTCCGCGTGTTCGACCAGCCTACAACGATTAAGGGGTACACAGGTTCAGACACCGACAATGTCACTCCTGGTGCAGTCCAGAGTCTGGGAAAAGAAAAGGACATTAATATTCAGGCGGGCACCATTCTGGTCAACCTCGTCGACACCCAAACCGACCAATCTGTCTGGCAAGGGCTGGCTTCAGGGCTAACATCGACAAACGGGCTGGATCGTCAGGAAGGCAAAATCCGGGAAGCCGTCAACCTGATTTTCAACCAATATCCCTACCGGGCTGATAAGTTTTAG